A region of Salinibacter sp. 10B DNA encodes the following proteins:
- a CDS encoding threo-3-hydroxy-L-aspartate ammonia-lyase has translation MSSDASSVTYSDIQAAAARLDDVVHRTPVMTSSTVNDRVGAEVFFKCENFQKTGAFKLRGGYNAIAQLSPAAKERGVLTYSSGNHAQAIALAGRLHGVDATIVMPENAPQVKLDATRGYGAEIIPYDPETTTREALGQNIAEDRGLTLIPPYDHPHVVAGQGTVGDELFDEVGDLDALLVCCGGGGLLSGCAIAARQHAPNCTVVGVEPDAGDDATRSFQSGTLQTVENPDTVADGARTPYLGDVTFPLVLEHVDDMVTVSDATLVQAMHVLWERMKIVVEPTGALGTAALLQGAVSFPGQRIGVVISGGNVDLGRANTLFEEHGLI, from the coding sequence ATGTCCTCCGATGCTTCATCGGTCACCTACTCTGACATCCAGGCCGCCGCCGCCCGTCTGGACGACGTGGTTCACCGCACGCCCGTCATGACCTCCAGCACCGTTAACGACCGGGTGGGCGCAGAGGTGTTCTTCAAATGCGAGAATTTCCAGAAAACGGGGGCGTTCAAGCTTCGAGGCGGCTACAACGCGATTGCACAACTGTCTCCCGCCGCCAAAGAGCGGGGCGTACTCACCTACTCGTCCGGCAACCACGCCCAGGCCATTGCCCTGGCCGGGCGCCTGCACGGCGTCGACGCGACGATTGTGATGCCCGAAAATGCCCCCCAGGTCAAACTTGACGCCACTCGTGGGTATGGGGCAGAAATCATCCCCTATGACCCGGAGACAACCACACGGGAGGCGCTGGGGCAGAACATTGCTGAGGACCGCGGGCTGACGCTCATTCCTCCCTACGACCATCCGCACGTGGTGGCCGGACAGGGCACCGTGGGCGATGAACTATTCGACGAGGTGGGGGACCTAGATGCCCTGCTCGTCTGCTGCGGAGGGGGCGGGTTGCTTTCCGGCTGCGCGATTGCCGCCCGCCAGCATGCCCCGAACTGTACTGTGGTCGGGGTCGAACCCGACGCAGGCGACGATGCCACGCGCTCGTTTCAGTCCGGCACCCTCCAAACCGTAGAAAATCCCGACACGGTGGCCGACGGAGCCCGCACCCCCTACCTCGGCGACGTCACCTTTCCTCTGGTGCTGGAGCACGTGGACGACATGGTCACCGTCTCCGACGCCACTCTCGTTCAGGCCATGCACGTGCTCTGGGAGCGGATGAAAATCGTGGTGGAGCCGACCGGCGCCCTCGGAACCGCGGCGCTGCTACAGGGGGCAGTCTCCTTCCCCGGGCAGCGCATCGGGGTCGTCATTAGCGGAGGAAACGTCGACCTGGGCCGGGCGAACACCTTGTTTGAAGAACACGGCCTCATCTAG
- a CDS encoding sugar phosphate isomerase/epimerase family protein gives MIPVWLTDTVTSDLNRALHYTQLWGLHGMELRTVGGPDDRIPNVNQQQIRGQMEGTDLLLGSVVPSMFEGPVSDRAAWMNDLLQFEDTLKLCARVECPRVTISPFAAEPDVSHEAVVDALRRAGAAAEEYGVLVAVRNGPETACPTGATLAEVLTEVGHPHVRAAWNPAGALRSGEHPIDGLTALSGLVTLVRCSDGVVTENGYWEDTTLGEGEVGWREQFEMLHARGFQGPISLEVYVEPRPEEGLRSATTLIRMLRDIRARGQSE, from the coding sequence ATGATTCCGGTTTGGCTCACCGACACCGTGACCAGCGACCTCAATCGCGCCCTGCACTACACCCAACTCTGGGGACTGCACGGGATGGAATTGCGAACGGTCGGCGGTCCGGACGATCGCATCCCGAACGTAAACCAGCAGCAGATTCGTGGCCAGATGGAGGGCACGGATCTCTTGCTCGGCAGCGTGGTGCCGTCCATGTTCGAGGGACCCGTGAGCGACCGGGCCGCCTGGATGAACGACTTGCTGCAGTTTGAGGATACGCTCAAGCTCTGCGCCCGCGTCGAGTGTCCTCGGGTCACGATCTCCCCCTTTGCGGCCGAGCCGGACGTTTCGCACGAGGCGGTCGTTGATGCGCTTCGGCGGGCCGGGGCGGCGGCGGAGGAGTACGGGGTGCTCGTGGCGGTGCGGAACGGCCCGGAGACAGCGTGTCCCACCGGGGCAACGCTCGCGGAGGTGCTCACGGAGGTGGGACACCCACACGTTCGGGCTGCCTGGAATCCGGCGGGCGCTCTTCGGTCGGGAGAGCACCCCATCGATGGGCTAACGGCCCTCTCCGGGCTTGTGACTCTGGTGCGTTGCAGCGACGGTGTGGTGACGGAGAACGGATACTGGGAGGATACGACGCTTGGAGAGGGAGAGGTCGGCTGGCGCGAGCAATTCGAGATGCTTCATGCGCGGGGTTTTCAGGGGCCCATCAGTCTGGAGGTGTACGTCGAGCCCCGACCCGAGGAGGGGCTCCGCTCCGCGACCACTCTCATTCGGATGCTTCGAGACATACGAGCACGGGGGCAGTCCGAGTAG
- the gatC gene encoding Asp-tRNA(Asn)/Glu-tRNA(Gln) amidotransferase subunit GatC gives MALSREDVRHVAELARLQFSDEEEARMAEEMSQILDYVEKLDELDTSGVPPMSHVLDVTNVFREDEIEARIDQEQALEPAPEADGEYFQVPQVID, from the coding sequence ATGGCTCTTTCGCGTGAAGACGTGCGCCATGTTGCCGAGCTCGCTCGCCTCCAGTTTTCGGACGAGGAAGAGGCCCGCATGGCCGAGGAGATGAGCCAAATCCTCGATTATGTGGAAAAGCTCGATGAGCTGGATACGTCTGGCGTTCCCCCCATGTCGCACGTACTCGACGTGACGAACGTCTTTCGGGAGGACGAAATTGAGGCGCGTATCGATCAGGAGCAGGCCCTGGAGCCGGCCCCCGAAGCGGACGGCGAGTATTTTCAGGTGCCGCAGGTCATTGATTAG
- a CDS encoding sulfotransferase, whose amino-acid sequence MPQVNLFVIGINKAGTSWLYYLLRQHPDVFMSEVKELYFFGDHEDGPETLEAYHSHFPFEANYRYFGEATVMYYRDAQTAEQIYSYNPEAKILAIVRDPIQRLLSQYRYHKQLGLIDETTSLQEALNDPDSMLLRDSHYEETLPAFAKRFGDDQFTVVSLEEGKNAPDELWETLLSVLDLPPVPCPNPNANPENPTGSAGYRRVYRYTVRPIKNTVPGLYKWMLQSRLVRWTKLGLIRLLGTAEADEIPEALQTRLRTEFAPTYAYLQNLGFESYASPSSEANQ is encoded by the coding sequence ATGCCACAGGTCAACCTGTTCGTCATCGGGATCAACAAAGCAGGCACAAGCTGGCTGTACTACCTTCTTCGTCAGCACCCCGACGTGTTCATGTCTGAGGTGAAAGAACTGTACTTCTTTGGCGACCACGAAGACGGTCCCGAGACCCTGGAGGCCTACCATTCCCACTTTCCCTTTGAGGCGAACTACCGTTATTTCGGGGAAGCAACGGTGATGTACTACCGGGACGCGCAGACGGCCGAGCAGATATACTCGTACAATCCGGAGGCGAAGATCTTGGCCATCGTCCGCGACCCGATTCAACGGCTTCTATCGCAGTACCGGTACCATAAGCAGCTTGGCCTCATCGACGAAACGACCTCCCTACAGGAGGCGCTGAACGACCCTGACTCCATGCTCCTCCGCGACAGCCACTACGAGGAAACGTTGCCGGCATTTGCGAAGCGGTTCGGCGACGATCAATTCACGGTCGTAAGCCTGGAGGAAGGGAAAAACGCCCCAGACGAGCTATGGGAAACGCTGCTGTCCGTTCTCGATCTTCCCCCCGTCCCCTGCCCCAACCCGAATGCAAACCCCGAAAACCCAACGGGAAGTGCCGGATATCGACGAGTCTATCGCTACACGGTTCGCCCCATCAAGAATACCGTTCCGGGCCTGTACAAGTGGATGCTTCAGAGCCGGCTCGTTCGGTGGACCAAGCTCGGCCTGATTCGTCTGTTGGGAACGGCGGAGGCGGATGAAATTCCGGAGGCCCTGCAGACTCGCCTCCGCACCGAATTTGCGCCTACCTATGCGTACTTGCAGAATCTCGGATTTGAGAGCTACGCGTCCCCGTCTTCTGAGGCTAATCAATGA
- a CDS encoding YfhO family protein yields MPSLPRQSSSRLQNRDSFWGRLTPTARHGLCLTLLLVVALSFYSPMIFGGKDIHGIDSISWRANAEALIEYEEQTGEHALWAPNVFSGMPAFMMNYKLAIPQVDDIADAARSYAWPVSHLFFLLLGVYLLVYYLTRNHISGLLSGLAFGFTTYLPIILSVGHNTKFIALAYAPFVLLTFIYTLRNPSLLGGLAFTAALGIELRAKHPQITYCVLMLALVWWIVELWQAWEDDELAPFAKSTGWLALGTGLALLMVAQPYLAIYQYKQYSVRGAEAAAGGGGGAMGWEKTMRWSQGPKELLTLVMANAFGGGGQTYWGPKTFTEGPHYVGGVVAALSGLAVWRVRSRLTWGLGAGVLVTMLFSLGKYAPWINWPMFKFFPFFEAFRAPETWLSISALGLAVLAGIGLDYALRSEGDRQADADKTRSLLYAFGAVGGLALLVMVGKGAFFDFENPRETQIVERIEQRPNLTRSNPQVQRFYQQLEQRKDQRREALQADAFRTLLAVGVALLFLWLYRRQTLSGWLTGGLVILIVLVDLWGVDRRYLGEDQFTRQPDLASQIPTYSFDRFLTDRMEKAGGLGHFRVYPHQAPYQNEAIASYHYESAGGYHGAKLQRYQDYLDHILQAGGGGAPNENALDLMNVRYILAQQKLPGTRVAYRDKQTKTVVLENTDALPRAFFVGQTEVVDNAKQTWQRLRNPSFTPRKTALLSESLDAPVTPIDSGSTTQVTLDSYTPPKVEWTVQTDAPRLFVASEVYYPAGWNAYLDGEQVPIHRVDYLLRGVHVPAGEHTLVMRFEPAADRYGRWIAGTTTAGVYGGILLMLGLRYRRRGSLLPDASDEDEEE; encoded by the coding sequence ATGCCGTCCCTTCCTCGCCAATCGTCTTCCCGGTTGCAGAATCGCGATTCGTTTTGGGGACGCTTAACGCCCACCGCTCGCCACGGACTCTGTCTGACTCTTCTCCTCGTGGTGGCGTTGTCGTTCTACTCCCCCATGATTTTCGGGGGGAAGGACATCCACGGCATCGATAGCATTAGTTGGCGGGCCAATGCCGAGGCTCTCATTGAGTATGAGGAACAGACCGGGGAGCATGCTCTGTGGGCGCCGAACGTCTTCAGCGGCATGCCGGCGTTCATGATGAATTACAAGCTGGCGATTCCGCAGGTCGATGACATTGCCGATGCGGCACGCTCGTACGCTTGGCCGGTGTCTCACCTCTTCTTTCTGCTGCTCGGGGTGTACCTGCTGGTGTACTACCTGACCCGGAATCATATCTCCGGGCTTTTATCGGGGCTTGCCTTTGGGTTTACGACGTACCTCCCCATCATTTTGAGTGTGGGGCATAACACGAAATTTATTGCTCTGGCGTATGCCCCGTTTGTGCTCCTTACCTTCATCTATACGCTTCGAAATCCGTCGCTCCTTGGGGGACTTGCGTTTACGGCGGCATTGGGGATCGAGCTTCGGGCCAAGCATCCACAGATTACGTACTGTGTGCTCATGCTTGCGCTGGTGTGGTGGATCGTGGAGCTATGGCAGGCGTGGGAGGACGACGAGCTGGCGCCCTTCGCGAAGTCGACCGGCTGGCTGGCCCTGGGGACCGGCCTGGCCCTGTTGATGGTGGCACAGCCCTACCTTGCGATTTACCAATACAAGCAATATTCGGTACGGGGAGCCGAGGCCGCTGCGGGGGGTGGGGGCGGCGCCATGGGCTGGGAAAAGACCATGCGCTGGAGTCAGGGGCCGAAGGAGCTCTTGACGCTCGTGATGGCCAATGCCTTTGGGGGTGGGGGGCAGACGTACTGGGGGCCGAAGACCTTTACCGAGGGACCGCACTACGTGGGCGGAGTCGTGGCGGCGCTCTCGGGGCTCGCCGTATGGCGGGTCCGGAGTCGGTTGACGTGGGGGCTCGGCGCTGGGGTTCTCGTCACGATGCTGTTTTCTCTGGGGAAGTATGCCCCCTGGATTAACTGGCCGATGTTCAAGTTCTTTCCCTTTTTCGAGGCGTTTCGGGCCCCCGAGACGTGGCTGAGCATCAGTGCACTTGGTCTTGCCGTGCTTGCAGGCATCGGATTGGACTATGCTCTTCGATCGGAGGGGGACCGTCAGGCCGATGCGGACAAGACGCGGTCGCTTCTCTATGCGTTCGGGGCGGTCGGGGGATTGGCGTTGCTCGTCATGGTGGGAAAGGGGGCCTTCTTTGACTTTGAGAATCCCCGCGAGACGCAAATCGTGGAGCGAATTGAGCAACGTCCGAATCTGACCCGATCGAATCCGCAGGTTCAACGCTTCTACCAACAGTTGGAGCAGCGCAAAGACCAGCGACGAGAGGCCTTGCAGGCCGATGCCTTCCGTACGTTACTAGCGGTGGGCGTGGCCCTGCTGTTCCTCTGGCTGTACCGGCGCCAGACGCTTTCCGGCTGGTTGACCGGCGGGCTCGTTATTCTAATTGTGCTCGTAGACCTCTGGGGCGTGGACCGGCGGTATCTCGGGGAGGACCAGTTTACACGGCAACCGGACCTGGCGTCCCAGATCCCGACCTATTCGTTCGATCGCTTCCTGACGGATCGCATGGAGAAGGCCGGGGGGCTAGGGCACTTTCGCGTCTATCCCCACCAGGCTCCCTACCAGAACGAGGCCATTGCCTCGTACCACTACGAATCGGCGGGCGGGTATCACGGAGCGAAGCTCCAGCGGTACCAGGACTACCTCGATCACATTCTGCAGGCCGGGGGAGGGGGAGCCCCGAACGAGAATGCCCTCGACCTCATGAACGTCCGGTATATTCTTGCCCAGCAGAAGCTTCCGGGGACGCGGGTGGCGTATCGGGATAAGCAAACGAAGACCGTTGTGTTGGAAAACACCGACGCTCTTCCCCGAGCCTTCTTTGTGGGGCAAACCGAGGTGGTGGACAATGCGAAGCAGACGTGGCAGCGTCTCCGCAATCCGTCGTTCACTCCCCGGAAGACGGCCCTTCTGTCGGAGTCACTCGACGCCCCTGTCACTCCCATCGACAGTGGGAGCACGACGCAGGTCACCCTGGACTCGTATACGCCGCCGAAGGTGGAGTGGACCGTGCAGACGGATGCACCGCGCCTCTTCGTGGCCAGTGAGGTGTACTACCCGGCGGGCTGGAATGCGTACCTCGATGGAGAACAAGTGCCCATTCACCGGGTCGATTACCTCCTCCGCGGGGTCCATGTACCGGCAGGCGAGCACACGCTGGTGATGCGATTCGAGCCGGCCGCTGATCGGTACGGACGGTGGATTGCCGGCACAACGACAGCGGGCGTGTACGGCGGCATCCTGTTGATGCTCGGCTTGCGCTATCGCCGGCGGGGCTCTCTGTTGCCTGACGCCTCCGACGAGGATGAGGAGGAGTAA
- a CDS encoding glycosyltransferase, with translation MARRVLVLSYYFPPSGGPGVQRVLKFVKYLPSFDWTPVVVSVEEGAYPARDASLGADIPGDTPVHRTSSWDPYHLYARLTGRSDEEAVVQGSLEGREQTWKERIARWVRANIVLPDARVGWVPFAIGQGRRLLAEQSVDAILTTGPPHSTHLAGAALQWMTGTPWMADFRDPWTDINYYQELPHTAAARRIDAALERMVLRRADAVATVSPSWQALLRAKMGTEPRTPIHVIQNGFDTEDVGPADVTVNDEAFTITHVGSLYASRNPTALWRAVQQLREAGDVPDLRIRLVGMVDSNVEGALHDHGLADITELVSYVPHPEAVEHMQQAGLLLLSIESFPADTGMLTGKIYEYLATGRPIVGVGPADGDAARLLEQTDGGRLYGRQDVQGLAGYIRSQYEAWANGEPASGATPDALQPYRRKAETGALAEVLNGLER, from the coding sequence ATGGCGCGTCGTGTACTCGTTCTTTCGTACTACTTTCCTCCGTCAGGAGGACCGGGCGTCCAGCGCGTCCTGAAGTTCGTAAAGTACCTGCCGTCATTCGACTGGACGCCGGTGGTGGTCTCGGTGGAGGAAGGGGCCTACCCGGCCCGTGACGCGTCGCTCGGTGCTGACATTCCCGGAGATACGCCGGTGCACCGCACGTCGTCGTGGGACCCGTATCACCTCTACGCTCGTCTTACGGGGCGCTCCGACGAGGAAGCCGTCGTGCAGGGGTCGCTCGAAGGGCGTGAGCAGACCTGGAAAGAGCGGATTGCCCGCTGGGTTCGGGCCAATATTGTGCTGCCGGACGCCCGGGTGGGATGGGTGCCGTTTGCGATTGGGCAGGGGCGGCGTCTGCTAGCGGAGCAGTCCGTTGATGCAATTCTTACGACGGGACCGCCGCACTCTACCCACCTCGCGGGGGCTGCTCTTCAGTGGATGACCGGTACGCCCTGGATGGCTGATTTTCGCGACCCATGGACTGACATTAACTACTACCAGGAGCTTCCGCACACGGCCGCTGCGCGGAGGATCGACGCGGCGCTGGAGCGAATGGTGCTCCGGCGTGCCGATGCGGTTGCGACGGTGAGCCCGAGCTGGCAGGCGTTGCTCCGGGCCAAGATGGGAACCGAGCCACGAACGCCGATACACGTGATCCAAAATGGATTTGACACGGAGGATGTGGGGCCGGCGGACGTGACCGTGAACGACGAGGCGTTTACCATTACGCACGTCGGATCGCTGTATGCCTCCCGCAACCCGACGGCGCTCTGGCGGGCTGTTCAGCAGCTTCGGGAGGCGGGGGACGTCCCGGATCTCCGCATTCGACTCGTGGGAATGGTGGACTCGAATGTGGAGGGCGCCCTCCACGATCATGGGCTGGCTGACATTACGGAGCTGGTGTCGTATGTGCCCCATCCCGAGGCGGTGGAGCACATGCAGCAGGCGGGGCTCTTGCTGTTGTCCATCGAGTCGTTTCCGGCAGACACGGGCATGCTGACGGGAAAGATCTACGAATATCTTGCCACTGGACGGCCCATTGTGGGCGTTGGACCGGCGGATGGAGATGCAGCCCGCCTTCTTGAACAGACCGACGGGGGGAGGCTCTACGGTCGACAGGACGTCCAGGGACTTGCGGGATACATCCGGTCACAGTACGAAGCCTGGGCAAATGGAGAGCCTGCGTCGGGAGCAACGCCGGATGCGTTGCAGCCATACCGACGCAAAGCAGAGACCGGAGCACTTGCCGAGGTTCTCAACGGGCTTGAAAGATGA
- a CDS encoding glycosyltransferase codes for MSQPQDAPLTVAHYTRSWLPQTQTWLYNQVRFLPDRIEPHVICEQTDNLDQFAVDNIHCFADDAPWRHHWDVGLRFLGLRPYYPYTIEQVHQCGADLFHTHFGDYSWQNLEVSRRTDIPQVVTFYGNDVTSYPQQHPKWKRRYRRLFEQVEGILCEGPHMAQSVVDLGCPEAKVHVHHLGVPISDIPFRPRSYDPGEPLRVLLAASFREKKGIPYAIEALGRLQEDIPLEVTIIGGVATVPLPLGFSKDVSGSAAEKERILAAIDEWDLGDSVRLPGYQPHEVLMEEAYNHHVFLQPSVTARNGDGEGGAPVTLIEMAASGMPIVSTRHCDIPSIVKHEESGLLAPERDPDMLVDHLRRLVESPDQWPKMAQAGREHVEAEYNAPVQGRRLAELYRTILNDEPRSD; via the coding sequence ATGTCGCAACCACAGGACGCTCCGCTAACGGTCGCCCACTACACCCGAAGCTGGCTTCCCCAAACCCAGACCTGGCTGTACAATCAGGTCCGCTTTCTGCCGGACAGGATCGAGCCCCACGTCATCTGCGAGCAGACCGACAACCTCGACCAGTTTGCGGTTGACAATATCCACTGTTTCGCCGACGATGCGCCGTGGCGCCACCATTGGGACGTCGGGCTGCGCTTCCTGGGCCTTCGCCCGTACTATCCCTATACAATCGAGCAGGTGCACCAGTGCGGGGCCGACCTCTTCCACACCCACTTCGGCGACTACAGCTGGCAAAACCTGGAGGTGTCCCGTCGCACGGACATCCCGCAGGTCGTGACATTCTACGGGAATGACGTCACGTCCTATCCGCAACAGCACCCGAAGTGGAAGCGACGATACCGACGACTGTTTGAGCAGGTAGAAGGGATTCTCTGCGAAGGACCGCACATGGCACAGTCGGTGGTGGATCTGGGCTGCCCCGAGGCCAAGGTCCACGTCCATCACCTGGGGGTGCCGATTTCGGACATCCCGTTCCGCCCTCGCAGCTACGACCCCGGCGAGCCGCTTCGCGTGCTGCTGGCCGCCTCCTTTCGGGAAAAGAAGGGCATTCCCTATGCAATCGAGGCCTTGGGTCGGCTCCAAGAGGACATTCCCTTGGAGGTCACAATCATCGGGGGCGTGGCGACGGTTCCGCTCCCGCTGGGCTTCTCCAAGGATGTGTCCGGAAGCGCGGCGGAGAAGGAGCGGATCCTCGCAGCGATCGACGAATGGGACCTGGGCGATTCGGTGCGATTGCCAGGCTATCAGCCTCATGAGGTGCTCATGGAGGAGGCGTATAATCATCACGTCTTCCTCCAGCCCAGCGTGACAGCCCGCAATGGCGACGGAGAAGGGGGCGCTCCCGTCACCCTCATCGAGATGGCGGCCAGCGGCATGCCGATCGTGAGCACCCGTCACTGCGACATCCCCTCCATCGTGAAGCACGAGGAGAGCGGCCTGCTCGCCCCTGAGCGGGATCCCGACATGCTCGTCGACCACCTCCGTCGGCTCGTCGAATCGCCCGACCAATGGCCCAAAATGGCCCAGGCCGGCCGCGAACATGTGGAGGCAGAATACAATGCCCCCGTCCAGGGCCGGCGCCTGGCGGAGTTGTACCGGACAATTTTGAACGACGAGCCTCGATCCGACTGA